A stretch of the Microcebus murinus isolate Inina chromosome 6, M.murinus_Inina_mat1.0, whole genome shotgun sequence genome encodes the following:
- the CCNDBP1 gene encoding cyclin-D1-binding protein 1 — MASLAPPLEQLRHLAVELRLLLPRVRVGEARATTEEFNQEVFWRRLNEAAVKVSTEATALTTVFSQLPLPSPQETQRFCGQVHAAIKAIVAVYYSLPKDQGITLRKLVRGTTLDIVDGMAQLLDVLFASPAQSPENNDLISCNSVWVACQQVPRIPRDNKAAALLMLTKSVDLVKDAHEEVEQAVEECDPYSGLLNDTEEDSSDNYNNEDDVLGFPTNQDLYWSEEDQELIIPCLALVRASKACLKKIRILVAENGKKDQVAQLDDIVDISDEISPSVDDLALSIYPPMCHLTVRINSAKLVSVLKKALEITKASHVTPQPEDSWIPLLINAVDHCMNRIKELTQGELEL, encoded by the exons ATGGCGAGTCTGGCTCCGCCTTTGGAGCAGCTTCGGCACTTGGCGGTGGAGCTGCGGCTGCTCCTGCCTCGCGTGCGGG TTGGCGAAGCCCGGGCGACCACCGAGGAATTTAATCAAGAGGTGTTTTGGAGAAGACTCA ATGAGGCAGCTGTGAAAGTGTCAACGGAGGCCACGGCTCTGACCACAGTCTTCTCTCAACTTCCACTGCCGTCTCCACAG GAAACCCAGAGGTTCTGTGGACAAGTCCATGCTGCTATCAAGGCAATTGTTGCAGTATACTACTCACTTCCGAAGGATCAGG GGATCACCCTGAGAAAGCTGGTACGAGGCACCACTCTGGATATTGTGGATGGCATGGCTCAGCTCCTGGATGTACTTTTCGCCAGCCCAGCTCAGAG CCCTGAAAACAATGACCTTATTTCCTGCAACAGTGTCTGGGTTGCGTGCCAGCAGGTGCCTCGGATACCAAGAG ATAACAAAGCTGCAGCCCTTTTAATGCTGACAAAGAGTGTGGATCTTGTGAAGGATGCACATGAAGAAGTGGAACAG GCTGTGGAAGAATGTGACCCTTACTCTGGCCTCTTGAATGACACTGAAGAGGACTCCTCTGACAACTACAACAATGAGGATGATGTGTTGGGGTTTCCAACCAATCAGGACTTATATTGGTCAGAGGAAGATCAAGAGCTCATAATCCCATGCCTTGCACTGGTGAGAGCATCCAAAGCTTGCCTGAAGAAAATTCGGATCTTAGTGGCAGAGAATGGGAAGAAAGATCAGGTGGCCCAGCTGGATGACATTGTGGATATTTCTGATGAAATCAGCCCCAG TGTGGATGATTTGGCTCTGAGCATATATCCACCTATGTGCCACCTGACTGTGCGAATCAAT TCTGCAAAACTTGTATCTGTTTTAAAGAAGGCACTTGAAATTACAAA AGCAAGTCATGTGACCCCTCAGCCAGAAGATAGTTGGATTCCTTTACTTATTAATGCTGTTGATCATTGCATGAACAGAATCAAGGAACTCACTCAGGGTGAACTTGAATTATGA